Within the Chlorocebus sabaeus isolate Y175 chromosome 7, mChlSab1.0.hap1, whole genome shotgun sequence genome, the region TTCGTTATCTGAGTGAGTTGGTCTCTTGGGTTGctctaacagaataccacagactgggtaatttttattttgtgcgttttttttaaaatttatttcagtagtttttggggtacaggtggtttttttgttatatagatacattctttagtggtggtttctgagattttggtgcacccgtcaccTGAGCACTGTAcactagactgggtaattttctttctttcttttttttttttttgagacagagtctcgctctgttgcccagtctggagtgcagtggtgcgatctcggctcactgcaagctccgcctctagactgggtaattttcaaaagcaagtttattttctcacagttctggtggctaggaaatccaagatcaaggtgccagcaggttcagTTGTCTGGTGAGGACTACATCCTCCAGAGAGGAGGAATGCTGAgtcctcacgtggcagaaggcagagggcaaACCAGCACACTGCATGAAGCCTTTTTTTATGCAGGTCTTCATCCTGTTAATGAGCAAGTCCCCATGGTCTGCTTGCCTCTTAAAGgcccccacctcttaatactgtccTATTGCcaaacacctgaattttggaggggacacattcaaaccatagcacaggGTTTTGTGGCCTTTTCTTGGTCTCTTTTCTAAATAATTAATCATCATAGTAATCTCTTGAgctttttcctttgaaatctCTGTTGATCATCCCCACCTGGTAAAGGAGGAGCTAGGACTCAAGTTCAGGCTCAAGTCATAAGCCTGGTTAAGAAACCACTCTGGTGATTATGTGCTCCCTTAGCTTGTTGCCATTAATAACATATCtccagtttaattttatttttatagtaaaacTAATGGATTCATATGGAATACTGAGGTACTATAATGTCTCCTGTACTGCCTCTCACCTGTGAACTTTTGATGGCCCCATAGGAAGTAATAGACTTCTAGGGATTTTAATCTGTTTGACAATTGATTAAAGTGAAGACATTGTGTTCAATATCTTCTCAGTACCCACTTTATTGAAGAGATGAACCAGCCTGACCTTTTTTCTCTGTAGTCTTTAGggaaaatttttctatttataaaggTAATacatgttttagttttgttttaattttagaaatgtaaaaggaaataatagagaaaagTATATAGAAGAAAGCCAAGTCTCCCCAATGCTACCATCCAGAGACAGTTTACCAGTTTTGACCTCTATATAACCATAATTTGACATAAATGGAATCAGCTGTACAtgcaacctgatttttttttttattttaaacatgaaaCAATGCATTTAGTTTTATGACAATATAGAGGGTTTAATGACTGCATAGGAATCTCTTGTGTGGCTGTaccatagttttgtttttacttttaaccaGTTTcctattaatggacatttaggtgtTGACCAGGTTTTTGCCACTATAAACAACTCTTTTACTTTGACATATATTGTGAACAGTTGACCAAGCATCTCTTTAGAATCAATTCCCTGAGCTAGGATTTACAAGTCAGAGAGTATTCCATGGCCCTGCCTCAGAGAACCTGGGTTTATCCTTCATGTTCTCACCAACTCTTGTATTagctttttttcatcttttccagtCTAATTGGCAACAAGTAATATCTcattctacatatattttatttgtttactagTGAGATTCAGCAGTTTTTCACATGGATAGTAACcataattatttttcctcttatgAATGTCCGTTCGTGGCCTTTATACgattaaaacaaaatgttctaTACTATTAGATAGCCTTACTAAAAGAACGTGCTTATTTTGTGGTttacaaaacaccaaaaaaaaaaaaaaaaaaccccaaaacaaaacacaacatacAAGAAAAACCTCCAACTCTCTGTAGCAGTTTCTGTGTAAGAAAATGTCTTGTTTTGGTTATGTATGGTAGGTTATCTAATGGAGAAGGAAACGGTTATATTTCTAACCCCCTgggcagtttttttgtttttctgtttgtttgttttttgttttgttttttgttttttgcctttgctGTGAGAATAGATACTTTAATTAgaagtgaactttttttttttcttttttttttttgagaccaagtctcactctgtcacccaggctggagtacagtggctcagtcttggctcactgcagcctctgcctcccaagttcaaatgattcttctgcctcagcctccccagtggctagtgttacaggcacccgccaccacgcccgactaatgtttgtatttttagtagagacggggtttcaccatgttagccaggctgatcttgaactcctgacctcaagtgatctgcctgcctctgcctcccaaagtactgggattacaggcatgagccactgtgcccagcctggacatttcattttgaaattcttttcattAGTTTTCAAACAGGTTTGCATATTGTGCCTCAGAAGTTTCTTGCTCATTTATAATTGTGGCTTATATGTGAAATAATACAGCAGGAAATGAGCTAAAGTTATAGCTTAAGCTTTCTTTGGctaggaaataattttattattcacaGTCCATTCTGGTTCTTTGAGAGTTTACCGCTTTTAGCAGAATTCTGGTAGATTAATGTCTTATGCTGTCATTACACACACAATTTTGAAAGGAAACTTTTTTGTTTAGAGGATAAtgggggcagaggcagagagTGAGGAGCATATTAATGAAGTTAAGACATCAAATGAGAAACTATAGACTCGACTAATTAAATCTagtatttgtttttacttaaatttttttttctagaaaataccACTTTAAATTAGAGACAGAGTTAGAGGCTTGCAGATTTTCATCTTTTGAAAAAGATCATTAGGTCAAAGTTTACAAAATTTATACCATCCTAACACAATTAAAGATTCACTCAAACTGTTTCCTTGAAAGCTCCCTCAAATGTTTTTGGCCATTTTCTCTATTAGTTTTGATTGGAAAATATTATAGCTGTAACAAAACAGAACAAGATGTGTTATAATGCAATATGTTGCCCTATATTCTCAAGCTGCTCTTCACTGTGAGTCACAGCTTTAAGATGTTCTTTCAGGAGCACCTGCTGTCTCCTCTTCTATTATTTTAACAGATTGTGGAGACTTCCTTTTAACCCTGGAGTACATTCATCTGCTGCAATAGATGTTGTAAAAGGATGAAATAAATCTGCCAGACCCGTATTTCACTTAGTGGCTGAAGTAGGAAATGCCACTGGAACCAAGGATCATTTGTTCACGCATAATTGCCCACCTTGTGCTTAGCTTTCACAGAATGGTATTTTTGTTGGATTAGTCTTATTCTCTTACTTTTTTGAATGCTTTAAAAGTTGCTATGTGGTCATACATACCGTGAGGGAAGTGACAGTTTGTTGTTTTACCGGGTAGTAGTGGGTGCGTGACTGCCTTCCTAGTCTTCATTCAGATTGGCCTAGAGTTGTTTTGTGCTTAAGCTGTTGAGTTTCATTTATggtatgaatttttttattaagcATCTAAGAGCTAATGAATAAAGAGATCATCTGCTCTAAGGTATACCCTGTAATTTTCAACTCCTACTTgccttgtatttcttctttttgactAAATATGTCTACAGGGGTCCTGGCTTGCCTGGATGGCTACATGAATATAGCCCTGGAGCAGACGGAAGAATATGTAAATGGACAACTGAAGAATAAGTATGGGGATGCATTTATCCGAGGAAACAATGGTAACATTTCTTCACCCTACAGTACAGCATTCATTCAAAATAAGCCTTTCTGTTTATAATCCAGATCACCAAAGAGTTTACTAGATAATTTAAAAGTCCAGTTTTAggcttgattattttaaaatgcttatatgTCAGTTTGACCAGTTATTTTTTTAGATACATCATGGAATTCTTAAACTAaaattccctccttcccttcctttagTGATGAGGAACTGGGGGCATTGTTCTCCTGACCCGGAACCCTGCTCTCCTGAATATAGTGTATTATTATCTCCCCAACACATATTCCTGCTTCTTGTAGCCTGGAAGTTGCAGCTGTAAGAATGGGCACCATTTCCCTGCTGTCTTTAATTTGCATAATTTGGCAGTTTGTCCTATTTGTCCCTTCTCTATTAAACATTCACATGCTTTCTGTGCAGATTTGCATCCTTTGATTTGGCAAAAAtggcaaaatagaaaaaataaagttactcCGTTTTTTAACAACTAATAAATTGCAatgatttttatagttatttttaagtacctagtttcaaaatgaaaattatgataaagtcatatttgtatttttggtggggaGGGAAAAATAACAGAATTACGAGAATTACCCTACTTCTTGGTTCCATCTCCCAAATGAAACTCTGGGATTCTTGAGTTCACattttttgttgatttctttaaTTCTGGATGTCTTCAACCCCCTAAATAGTTGGATCTCTTTGCTATAAACTAAACTTCCTGACTTTCATAATAGTCTGTCCCCTGTGCTTACAGTACCATATTTCTTCGTATCatatttttacatacattatttcctgactttctaGTCCTTTCTATTTATAGAATTACCCTATTTTTCATATCCTTATTTGACCTCCTCTTTTTCCTAAGAAATGTTATGATCTTGCCTCGCCTCAAGACAGCTAACGGCAGCAGTCACCAGCAGGTTGGGTTCTGTGCGTGTTGATAGGGTAGATCCTTTAATGTGCACACTGCACCTAGGACTTGGGGGGCAGGGTTGGGGGGTGGCTGTACTGTGCATTCTGATGCTTCCCTTCATGTCACATTTCCCATGATGTAATCCGTGACACTCATCTTTAGACTCCCTAGTTCACATCATTGGCTCTTAAAGAGGATCTTGACTTATTTGATTGATCTGTGCTATGTTCTTTGATGAAGACACCTTACTGTTCACTTTGAGCAGGCCTCTCAGAAGCCGAGTAGGCATGCAGGGTGGAAGGGAGAGCCACCTCTAGTTTGGACAAAGTGACCCAAGCgtttcatttgtttcattccTACGAACCGCACATCGTAAGAGTTCAGGCTGGTAGTCATGAGAGGACCAGCTAAGCAGAACATTGGGTAACATCAAAGTATGAGCCTTTTTAAAAGGAACTCAGAATAAGGACTTcggtatcattaaaaaaaaataaactcctCAGCTCTTGTTTATCTAACTGTTGCAATTTAGAAGGTAAACACCAAGTTTAGAGTTTGTATTGGAGAGATAGATGAAAATACGTTGTTTATTCTTAATTTGAGATCTAACCTGGTTAGATTTACTGATTTACTTTCTGaaaagcattgtttttttttcctgagatgaagtctcgccctgttgcccaggttggagtgtagtggtgcagtctcaactcactgcagcctctgcctctcaagctcaagaggtcctcccacctcagcctcctaagtagctgggactacaggtgcataccaccatgcctagttaattttttgtgtttttggtagagacgggatttcaccatgttgcccaggctggtctcgaacttctgagctcaagtgatacacctgcttcggcctcccaaagcgctgagattacaggcgtgaactaccgtgCTCAGCCCTGAAAAGCATAATTCTTATACTTCTAACTATAAAGCATTCTTAGATGCCAGGgactttcacatatattttatcttcctggTCACACTTTGCAGAGTAAATGAGACACATGGATGAGATTAGGATAGACATCAAACCCGGGTGTAGATTCATAAAACTAGTGTCATAGTACTTCTAGAGTTAATTGAATGATATGAGAATTCATTTTAAATGTCAGATATATCAGACCAAAACCTGTTGGCTTTTAAACATGCTACTATGTATACTTAcaagcagggttttttttttttatttcaatttatgtatttttttcttttcagtgttgTACATCAGTACACAGAAGAGACGGATGTGAAGACACCAAGAGAGCAACGCTTTTCATAGTTGGATATatttttttatgaattttttctaatttttccttcttttgtgatACAATTTGTCCTGTTTTTATAATAGTTGGTGATTTTTCACTGACATGTAAGACAAATGTACACAATTGTGGATTTAATTGTGAAATATTCTGTCACATTTAAGTTTCAGTCATTATACCTCGTTGTCAGTGTACAGAatgctaaaagaataaaaaaaagacaaaatatatctCTTCCTACAAGATTCTTTAACTTAAGTTTCGAGGAGCGTCATTTCATTTGACTTGCTTTTCATATCCAGCTAAAGtgatgcaaatattttatataatgtatgggcatataattaaaacattttagaggTATCCTCTTTTATTGCATCCTTTTCTGTTATACAAAATCCTTGGGTGAATATGTTCTAAAAGGCATCCAGTTTCAGTCTGAAGCTGCAAAaaggggccacaagatcagaagTTCAGCCACTGATTGAGTCACctaaatagaaaacagaattggAGAGCTAAGAGTGCCACTTGCACATAAGGACTGGGAATTTGAATTGAGGTGCTGGAGAAATCCTAAAGATGAGCAAGAGGGAGGAGAAAGCCCTCCTGTCAGCAGCCCCCCTGCATTTCCTATGCAGTTAGACTTTTTAGGTTTCCCTGCTCCCTTTCAGGAGCATTGGCATCAATGTTATTCTCTCAGTTTATGAACACAGTAGGGGAGGGGCCATTCCTGTACATCTCTCACAGTCAGATTAAAGCAAAGCCTAGAGTTTGTAAATATAATTCAGGTTCTAATTGCCGAGCTGAGATTGGGAAATAATTTTTCCTAACTTGCTTAGCAAGTGGCTATAGGGAGGCCGTTCTCAAAAATCAGCTGCGTTTGCATGTGACATTGACCAGGAGCAGAGCACCAGGCTTTATGTTGCTTGGCACAAGGCAGCTCCTCTGGTTATATGACTCTTGCTGAGAGGGTTTTCACAATTTATTAATGAGCTTTCCACAACCCTGCTTTATTCTCCACAGTTTTACGCTGTCTCtaggaaaaacaaatatatctGGGCACTGTGGTTGAATGAATACCAGACAATGGTGTGAATGTTGTATTGgacttcctcttccctccctccccaatcTAAATAGCATTCCTGTTTCAGGAGCTGGTGGTGTGATTTGAAACAACTGCCTGGTTGAAGGATATGGGGGCAGGAtcgagaaggagggagggaagtggcAGTGCTGATTCTGGAGAGGTGTATGTAGTGTTTTGTCTTGGTTTATTTTAAAGATCAGAGAGTAAtgtgaaacaattattttttaattaataacttGGGAAAGGTGAACAGAAAGATTtcacagggttttactgtgtgcacactgaaaataaaacactttatgcTATGCTTCAATAATTTATCACTTCTTGACAGGGGCTTGGAAAGGGTCCAGTCTGTAAGTACAAATCACCAATTTGCTCTTTTATAAATGAGTTCTTTTGAGGAGAAAATGGATGGCCCTCCAAGTGGAGCatacatgttctcatttgttttgTAGAATATGTGGGGCTGCCAGGTTATCATGTCCCTTCATTCACTTACATCAGCCACCTCTAAAAGCAATTCCCATTGTAGTCTCCCACCAATCTGTAGCATCctattttttctaacttcttcCCTGACCTCCCCTTTGGTATATGAGTCTTTATTTTCCCCTTGTCATCTCTCTAGTTTAATAGCTCTACAATGGAGTACTGTTTTCAACCATGGAACTACTTTTAATCAAGATCGACTTTGGGAAATGCTGCCATTTTTATGGTAATAAAGGAGTGTATTATGCACTTGGACCCACGCAAGTCATCCCTTGTGTATACCTTCACATAGTAGAACCATGAAACAAAGTGTAAATGCTAAAATTGCTTTGTTCTTAACTGTAGTCTCCTAGAGGTCAGTGAATGATTTCTAGTTACATTGTAGCGAAGACATTTGTTCCAGGTTGAAGAATTTTTTACTTGAGGATATAACATTTTCCCTGTCTCTCTGCCCCCAAACCCTGGCTACCACACTCTTTCTCTTGGGCTGTGACAAAACAGAATGTTTAGTGAGAAACAAAATTGTGCTTGATTTTTCAGACTATCTGACTTCACGTTCTGTTTTGGTCTTTGAGCTATTCCTTGGCTAATCTTCCAACAAGTTGAATTGATTCTTATTTCAAAACTGTTTATCCCAAAACAGAGCTGTTGACAAGTACAAATACAGATGGCAGACATGTGGTATGATTTTCATGTTCTCATCTCAGCATTCAGGAAGGGAATGTTATTGAAAGATGGTTTACATCTGAAGCTTTCTGCTCAAGGCAATATGGAATGCATGCTAGGAGTGCTTAATTATGCTtaattaataatagtaacaaatGCTTACGGGATTTCCTTAAGGTCTAAAAGTGCAGCAGCATTGGACTTGTTGTGTAAGGCTTATCACCCTGGAGGCTATAATAATCTGTAAGAGTGGAAGCAACCTCTAGGGGGTAAAATTGTCTTTGATAATCACTGACTCTTGGGTGACCTCAGTACAGCATTCCAGGCCAAAGATCCAGATTGTTCCCTTACTGCAGGCAGACATGCCCATGATTGCACTGACCTTTGTCCTCCGAGCAGATGATCCTCCAGAGTACTAGCTAGCTTATATTCAGAGGTAAATCCCAGCCCATGCTGTGGCCTTGCTGTTCCCCACAGCCCAACTGCattaactattattttttttctccacaaaaagaaattgttggtgaaaggaaaacaaactgcAGTTTTTCTCCCCACTGACCTGGTTTCAGGAGGCCGTGTGCTCAGTGGCGTgcctctgtctgtctttcctaaGCTTGCCCGTCACCATTGTGGAGGTAGACACCACCTAAGAGTGGCAGGGTTAGTCCTGACCTCTGGGGTCTGAATATCCAGCAACTCCCTTAATTCCAATCGCTGCTGTCTGTTGTACTACCAGTACCCAGCAGTACAACTGTGTCTGTGTTGTTGACCGACTAACTTAGACTCACTGTTGAAGTCCAATTAGCCATGAGTGGGGGTGAGAATGCAAGAGTGGACGGTGAGAGTGGTATGTGCCATGTATGACAGGACCGTGGAGAAAGCCCTCTCTTATAGCTGTTATGTCCTTCCTTTAAAAGATGTGGGAGGT harbors:
- the LSM6 gene encoding U6 snRNA-associated Sm-like protein LSm6, which encodes MSLRKQTPSDFLKQIIGRPVVVKLNSGVDYRGVLACLDGYMNIALEQTEEYVNGQLKNKYGDAFIRGNNVLYISTQKRRM